One window from the genome of Halomicrobium zhouii encodes:
- the mobA gene encoding molybdenum cofactor guanylyltransferase, translating to MTDRSPAAGVVLAGGYSTRFGERDKALAPVDGTPMLRRVVDRVGRVTDAVVVNCRAGQREEFATVLADCDVPVAFAVDAVPDEGPLVGLAGALAVHDAPETVLVACDMPFVDPAFLSFLREERAARDADAAVPSQGEDIQPAQAVLGTRRARRAVRAAIAAGQTSLQSLYDRLETVSIDEEAITSRGFERSLVDVNTRDVLAARCRRRKTPGRDRR from the coding sequence GTGACCGACCGCTCCCCGGCCGCCGGCGTCGTCCTCGCCGGCGGCTACTCGACGCGATTCGGCGAGCGGGACAAGGCGCTGGCTCCCGTCGACGGCACGCCGATGCTCCGCCGGGTCGTCGACCGGGTCGGCCGGGTCACCGACGCCGTCGTCGTGAACTGCCGCGCCGGCCAGCGAGAGGAGTTCGCGACGGTGCTGGCCGACTGCGACGTCCCGGTCGCGTTCGCCGTCGACGCCGTCCCCGACGAGGGACCGCTCGTCGGCCTCGCCGGCGCCCTCGCCGTCCACGACGCACCCGAGACCGTCCTCGTCGCCTGCGACATGCCGTTCGTCGACCCGGCGTTCCTCTCCTTCCTCCGCGAGGAGCGCGCGGCCCGCGACGCCGACGCGGCCGTGCCCTCCCAGGGTGAGGATATCCAGCCGGCGCAGGCGGTTCTGGGGACTCGCCGTGCCCGTCGAGCAGTGCGAGCGGCGATCGCCGCTGGACAAACGAGCCTCCAGTCGCTCTACGACCGGCTCGAGACGGTCAGTATCGACGAGGAAGCGATCACGTCGCGCGGGTTCGAGCGGAGTCTCGTCGACGTGAACACGCGGGACGTGCTGGCTGCTCGATGCCGTCGCCGAAAAACCCCGGGAAGAGACCGACGATAG
- a CDS encoding heavy metal translocating P-type ATPase, which translates to MDDRSADDGDSPPDDSHRHDPGETADGRDAESRVEQSMLEDEADADEAGREVHERSAHAMGHGGDGDHAEHDGHGERYGDHADHDGHGDGHGGMHEGHEQLFRRRFFVSTLLSIPVLLYSETLQAWLGFSVPAFPGSEWINPVFAVVVFAYGGVPFLRMAAPELKDRSPGMMTLISMAILVAFAYSLASVVYPTQSAFFWELVTLIDIMLLGHWIEMRSVRRASSALDELAKLLPDTAERITGSGETEEVPVSDLSEGDLVLVRPGANVPADGVVEEGDSDVNEAMITGESRPVSKEPGDEVIGGTTNGDGSLRVRVDAVGDDSTLAGIVRLVEEAQGSESKTQVLADRAAGWLFYVALGAAAVTAVGWTVATSFDAAVVERVVTVLVIACPHALGLAIPLVVAINTSLAARNGMLVRDRAAMEQARNLDTVVFDKTGTLTEGEHGVVGTATVDGVDEDEAFALAAAVEGDSEHMIARAIREAAAERGVEVPDASDFEAIKGRGVRATVHGDELFVGGPNLLDQLDSDVPDELQRFADEAGENAQTVVYLLRAGEPIAAFAMADVVRESSFRVVDALHDLGVEVAMLTGDSQDVASAVADELGIDTVFAEVLPEDKDGKIRELQDQGKLVAMVGDGVNDAPALARADVGIAIGSGTDVAVQSADVVLVQNDPMDVVRLVKLSRASYRKMQENIVWAAGYNVFAIPLAAGVLAPIGILLSPAVGALLMSLSTVIVAVNAQLLRRVDLSVPGLPGVSPRTDARPGD; encoded by the coding sequence ATGGACGACCGTTCTGCCGACGACGGAGACTCGCCACCGGACGACTCCCATCGGCACGACCCTGGCGAGACCGCCGACGGACGAGACGCCGAATCCAGGGTCGAACAGTCGATGCTCGAAGACGAGGCGGACGCCGACGAGGCCGGGCGGGAAGTCCACGAGCGGTCAGCCCACGCGATGGGCCACGGCGGAGACGGCGACCACGCGGAGCACGACGGTCACGGTGAGCGCTACGGCGACCACGCGGACCACGACGGCCACGGCGATGGCCACGGCGGCATGCACGAGGGCCACGAACAGCTGTTCCGCCGGCGCTTCTTCGTCTCGACGCTGCTGTCCATCCCCGTCCTGTTGTACAGCGAGACCCTGCAGGCGTGGCTCGGCTTCTCCGTCCCGGCGTTCCCCGGCAGCGAGTGGATCAATCCGGTCTTCGCAGTGGTCGTCTTCGCGTACGGTGGCGTCCCGTTCCTCCGGATGGCGGCGCCCGAGCTGAAGGACCGGTCGCCGGGGATGATGACGCTCATCTCGATGGCCATCCTCGTCGCCTTCGCCTACAGCCTGGCGAGCGTGGTCTACCCGACCCAGTCGGCGTTCTTCTGGGAACTCGTGACGCTGATCGACATCATGTTGCTGGGCCACTGGATCGAGATGCGCTCGGTCCGCAGGGCCTCCAGCGCGCTCGACGAACTCGCGAAGCTGCTGCCCGACACCGCCGAGCGGATCACCGGGTCGGGCGAGACGGAGGAGGTGCCCGTGAGCGACCTCTCTGAAGGGGACCTGGTGCTCGTCCGCCCCGGCGCGAACGTGCCCGCAGACGGCGTCGTCGAGGAGGGCGACTCCGACGTGAACGAGGCGATGATCACCGGCGAGTCGAGGCCAGTCTCGAAGGAGCCAGGCGACGAGGTCATCGGGGGCACGACCAACGGCGACGGGAGCCTCCGGGTGCGGGTCGACGCGGTCGGCGACGACTCGACGCTCGCTGGCATCGTGCGCCTCGTCGAGGAGGCCCAGGGCAGCGAGTCCAAGACGCAGGTCCTGGCCGACCGGGCCGCGGGGTGGCTGTTCTACGTCGCGCTGGGGGCCGCGGCCGTCACCGCCGTCGGCTGGACCGTCGCGACGTCGTTCGACGCCGCCGTCGTCGAGCGCGTGGTCACCGTCCTCGTCATCGCCTGCCCGCACGCGCTGGGGCTGGCCATCCCGCTCGTCGTCGCCATCAACACCTCGCTGGCGGCCCGCAACGGGATGCTCGTCCGCGACCGGGCCGCCATGGAGCAGGCCCGCAACCTCGACACCGTCGTCTTCGACAAGACCGGGACGCTGACCGAGGGCGAACACGGCGTCGTCGGGACGGCGACCGTCGACGGCGTCGACGAGGACGAGGCGTTCGCGCTGGCCGCCGCCGTCGAGGGCGACTCGGAGCACATGATCGCCCGCGCTATCCGCGAAGCTGCCGCCGAACGCGGGGTCGAAGTCCCGGACGCGAGCGACTTCGAGGCGATCAAGGGCCGGGGCGTCCGCGCCACTGTCCACGGTGACGAGCTCTTCGTTGGTGGCCCGAACCTGCTCGACCAGCTCGACAGCGACGTTCCCGACGAGTTGCAGAGGTTCGCCGACGAGGCCGGCGAGAACGCCCAGACCGTGGTGTATCTACTACGGGCGGGTGAGCCGATAGCGGCGTTCGCGATGGCCGACGTCGTCCGCGAGTCGAGTTTCCGGGTCGTCGACGCGCTCCACGATCTGGGCGTGGAGGTGGCGATGCTCACCGGCGACTCGCAGGACGTGGCCAGCGCGGTGGCCGACGAACTGGGGATCGACACGGTGTTCGCCGAGGTGCTCCCGGAGGACAAGGACGGCAAGATTCGGGAACTCCAGGACCAGGGCAAACTGGTGGCGATGGTCGGCGACGGGGTCAACGACGCGCCCGCGCTGGCCCGGGCCGACGTCGGGATCGCCATCGGGAGCGGCACCGACGTCGCCGTCCAGTCGGCCGACGTCGTCCTCGTCCAGAACGACCCGATGGACGTCGTCCGGCTGGTCAAGCTGAGCCGGGCCAGCTACCGGAAGATGCAGGAGAACATCGTCTGGGCTGCCGGGTACAACGTCTTCGCCATCCCGCTGGCCGCGGGCGTGCTGGCGCCCATCGGGATCCTGCTCTCGCCGGCCGTCGGCGCGCTGTTGATGTCGCTCTCGACGGTGATCGTCGCCGTCAACGCGCAGTTGCTCCGCCGGGTCGACCTCTCCGTCCCGGGTCTCCCCGGCGTGTCGCCGCGCACCGACGCCCGCCCGGGGGACTAG
- a CDS encoding universal stress protein yields the protein MYERILFPTDGSAGTAHVALQAIDLAQQYGATIHVLHVVDEDLRGLVEGLSGEDALETEGKRALERIEQMAEAHGVDVTTAIEEGDPAESIVAYADDIDADLIVAGTHGRTGIKRRVIGSVAERIVRNATCPVMTVRLGETDVTVDSKEEARELAAAALERDGLDATVTGVERQVSVWVVDAESDDSSSVVYVDPVTQRTSVIDRD from the coding sequence ATGTACGAACGGATCCTCTTCCCGACCGACGGGAGCGCCGGCACGGCCCACGTCGCCCTGCAGGCGATCGACCTCGCCCAGCAGTACGGCGCCACGATACACGTCCTCCACGTCGTCGACGAGGACCTCCGCGGCCTCGTCGAGGGGCTCTCCGGCGAGGACGCACTCGAGACGGAGGGCAAGCGCGCCCTCGAACGCATCGAGCAGATGGCCGAGGCCCACGGCGTCGACGTGACCACGGCCATCGAAGAGGGAGACCCCGCCGAGTCTATCGTCGCGTACGCGGACGATATCGACGCCGACCTGATCGTCGCGGGGACCCACGGCCGGACCGGGATCAAACGACGCGTCATCGGCAGCGTCGCCGAGCGCATCGTCCGCAACGCGACCTGTCCCGTGATGACCGTCCGCCTCGGGGAGACGGACGTCACGGTCGACTCGAAAGAGGAGGCGCGGGAGCTCGCGGCCGCCGCGCTCGAACGGGACGGCCTCGACGCGACCGTCACCGGCGTCGAGCGTCAGGTCAGCGTCTGGGTCGTCGACGCCGAGAGCGACGACTCGTCGTCCGTCGTCTACGTCGACCCGGTCACCCAGCGAACGAGCGTCATCGACCGGGACTAG
- a CDS encoding potassium channel family protein — protein sequence MEATYLVLGVLVLTVVTADLLWTTLWVEGGAGPLTTRLMSWTWKAIRAVAADRPRVLSLAGPLVLVASLATWIALLWAGWTVLFAGGENALFDTRDAGPISWVERFYFVGYSVFTMGNGDFTPRDGVWQVVTALTTGSGMLFVTLSVTYVLSVLGAVTQKRAFASGISGLGDRSTDILETSWDGDEFRGLGVTLNALSSELDTLVSNHKAYPVLHYFYSPQASRAPARSIAVFDEALTLLRFGVPERHRRAPLALAGARSSVQSYLDTLDSAFVEPADQAPPDPEISALRDAGIPTVSDQEFRRSVDALDDRRRMLLGLVTSDERQWPGGASGSSSD from the coding sequence ATGGAGGCCACGTATCTCGTTCTCGGTGTGCTCGTCCTCACGGTCGTCACGGCGGATCTGCTGTGGACGACGCTGTGGGTGGAGGGCGGGGCCGGCCCGCTCACGACGCGACTGATGTCGTGGACCTGGAAGGCGATCCGGGCGGTTGCAGCCGACAGGCCGCGGGTACTCTCCCTCGCTGGGCCCCTCGTCCTCGTCGCCAGTCTCGCGACGTGGATCGCGCTCCTCTGGGCCGGCTGGACCGTTCTCTTCGCCGGCGGTGAGAACGCCCTCTTCGACACGCGCGACGCAGGGCCGATCTCCTGGGTCGAGCGGTTCTACTTCGTCGGCTACTCGGTGTTCACGATGGGCAACGGCGATTTCACGCCGCGGGACGGGGTCTGGCAGGTCGTGACGGCCCTGACCACCGGGAGCGGAATGCTCTTTGTCACCCTGAGCGTCACCTACGTCCTCTCCGTCCTCGGCGCCGTCACCCAGAAGCGCGCGTTCGCGAGCGGTATCAGCGGTCTCGGTGACCGGAGTACCGATATCCTCGAGACGAGCTGGGACGGCGACGAGTTCCGGGGCCTGGGGGTCACGTTGAACGCGCTTTCCTCGGAGCTCGACACCCTCGTGTCGAACCACAAGGCGTACCCGGTTCTCCACTACTTCTACAGTCCACAGGCCAGCCGGGCACCGGCCCGGAGCATCGCCGTCTTCGACGAGGCGCTCACGCTCCTCCGGTTCGGCGTCCCCGAACGGCACCGACGTGCTCCGCTGGCTCTCGCCGGGGCGAGATCGAGCGTGCAGAGCTACCTGGACACGCTCGACAGCGCCTTCGTCGAACCGGCGGACCAGGCCCCGCCCGACCCGGAGATCTCCGCCCTGCGCGACGCGGGCATCCCGACGGTCTCCGACCAGGAATTCAGGCGGTCGGTCGACGCGCTCGACGACCGTCGACGGATGCTGCTGGGGCTCGTCACGTCCGACGAACGGCAGTGGCCGGGTGGTGCGTCGGGGTCCTCCAGCGACTGA
- a CDS encoding SGNH/GDSL hydrolase family protein: MTGEVYPSVSLHNVAETVPAEWDAAGDRLCRVPADVGAELNEMASDRVRHPTGSEVRFVPTEEAAEIEVTISAVEPTHVREFWGEFQPWEPTEIGPEPQTLTFTVPERLRELPASDGTGWFDPRVCRIRFDRRTAAAIHDVAGACRPPTADELPAHRYLAYGTSITEGAAASAPHTDYVTHVARDCGFDALNFGSSGSAYCEAAMAEYIASRGDWDVATLALSVNMANTGGFDPAVFHDRAETFVNTIAAAHPEKPIACVTLFPYFDDLVDSGDADHAAAYRESLRSIVAESPHDNLSIVEGPELMEISGLAADLLHPGDAGMEAIGRGLARHLDERVE; this comes from the coding sequence ATGACGGGGGAGGTGTATCCGTCGGTTTCGTTGCACAACGTCGCGGAGACAGTGCCCGCCGAGTGGGACGCGGCCGGTGACAGGCTCTGTCGCGTCCCGGCCGACGTCGGCGCGGAACTGAACGAGATGGCCAGCGACCGAGTTCGCCACCCCACCGGGAGCGAGGTCCGGTTCGTCCCCACCGAGGAGGCGGCAGAGATCGAGGTCACCATCTCTGCGGTCGAGCCCACGCACGTCCGCGAGTTCTGGGGCGAGTTCCAGCCGTGGGAGCCGACCGAGATCGGCCCCGAACCGCAGACGCTCACGTTCACCGTCCCCGAGCGACTCCGGGAACTCCCCGCGAGCGACGGGACGGGCTGGTTCGACCCTCGCGTCTGCCGGATCCGCTTCGATCGCCGGACGGCCGCGGCGATTCACGACGTCGCGGGCGCCTGTCGCCCGCCGACGGCCGACGAACTGCCCGCCCACCGGTACCTCGCCTACGGGACGTCGATCACCGAGGGCGCCGCGGCGTCGGCGCCCCACACGGACTACGTCACCCACGTCGCCCGCGACTGTGGCTTCGACGCGCTGAACTTCGGGAGTTCCGGGTCCGCCTACTGCGAGGCGGCGATGGCCGAGTACATCGCCAGTCGCGGGGACTGGGACGTCGCGACGCTCGCGCTCTCGGTCAACATGGCCAACACCGGCGGCTTCGACCCCGCGGTGTTCCACGACCGCGCCGAGACGTTCGTGAACACCATCGCAGCGGCGCACCCGGAGAAGCCGATCGCCTGCGTGACGCTGTTCCCCTACTTCGACGACCTCGTCGACTCGGGCGACGCCGACCACGCCGCGGCCTACCGCGAGTCGCTGCGCTCCATCGTCGCCGAGTCGCCCCACGACAACCTCTCCATCGTCGAGGGGCCCGAACTGATGGAGATATCCGGGCTGGCCGCTGACCTCCTCCACCCGGGCGACGCCGGGATGGAGGCCATCGGCCGTGGCCTGGCCCGCCACCTCGACGAACGAGTGGAGTGA
- a CDS encoding HEAT repeat domain-containing protein, whose amino-acid sequence MPCDGGGDGHDHEDGPPDPQLDPEKSPGFGVDPDGLADIEVSRPGVTIGEATPEELMASDTDPVEDHPQADLLDQLLDGDHVERRRAALALGETETPGDRVAETLAGVAQTDEDEDVRQFAVESLGKVGGEIAERGALAVTRDDDPWVRAEAVVTLDRLDRAAHAERMVEALDDDHHAVRRNALISLFKHRGQDAEDVLTDAVEDPSERVREWAAHMLAGIDGDAARETLRRVAVEDDSDVVRITAGNALDEDPARFRRSFRGALSEETASLPGESLLNRTPDL is encoded by the coding sequence ATGCCATGTGACGGCGGCGGCGACGGCCACGACCACGAGGACGGGCCGCCGGACCCGCAACTCGACCCCGAGAAGAGCCCGGGGTTCGGCGTCGACCCGGACGGCCTCGCGGACATCGAGGTGAGCCGCCCGGGGGTCACCATCGGCGAGGCGACGCCGGAGGAGCTGATGGCCAGCGACACCGACCCGGTCGAGGACCACCCGCAGGCCGACCTCCTGGACCAGTTGCTCGACGGCGACCACGTCGAGCGCCGACGGGCGGCGCTCGCGCTTGGGGAGACCGAGACCCCGGGCGACCGCGTGGCCGAGACGCTGGCCGGCGTCGCTCAAACCGACGAGGACGAAGACGTCCGGCAGTTCGCCGTCGAGTCGCTGGGCAAGGTCGGCGGCGAGATCGCCGAGCGGGGCGCGCTGGCGGTCACCAGGGACGACGACCCTTGGGTCCGCGCCGAAGCGGTCGTGACGCTGGACCGCCTCGACCGCGCGGCCCACGCCGAGCGGATGGTCGAGGCGCTCGACGACGACCACCACGCGGTCCGTCGGAACGCGCTGATATCGCTGTTCAAACACCGCGGCCAGGACGCCGAGGACGTCCTGACCGACGCCGTCGAGGACCCCAGCGAGCGAGTCCGCGAGTGGGCGGCCCACATGCTCGCCGGGATCGACGGCGACGCCGCCCGCGAGACGCTCCGCCGCGTCGCGGTCGAGGACGACAGCGACGTCGTCCGGATCACCGCGGGCAACGCCCTCGACGAGGACCCGGCCCGCTTCCGGCGGTCGTTCCGCGGCGCCCTCTCCGAGGAGACGGCGTCGCTGCCGGGCGAGTCGCTCCTCAACCGAACCCCCGACCTCTGA
- a CDS encoding P-loop NTPase yields MSVPDTQLSEQVESALRRVEDPRMEMNVFEAGLVEAIDVDDGDVVVEVALEEFGPEAGTGVTRAVLAAVSDVDGVEGAHVEPASTPSLDDPVGMAEVDTVVAVASTKGGVGKSTVATQLACALAGETDAALFDADVYGPNVPSLLGVEGPIRADADDRAVPVTAGPLQVMSVGLMTEGEGPLAWRGAMVHDALTELFETTAWDDPEVLVVDLPPGTGDVALTTLQEVPVDGVVFVTTPFHTSVEDTRRSLSLFEENGVPVLGAVVNMDHFACECGREHDLFPRGDVAEALDVPILAELPFSHDLQRRPTPGDAPDAFVDLAREVREAVAEYDRIDVPDDAVDLRGQPPERRFDLVREGFEERAPGEPFVLVSDRDPAPAGEFLVELVDGTGEPADVFSAFDVQRHGVDQWVLRAVHQ; encoded by the coding sequence ATGTCAGTCCCAGACACACAGCTGTCCGAACAGGTCGAATCGGCGCTCCGCCGGGTCGAGGACCCGCGGATGGAGATGAATGTGTTCGAGGCCGGTCTCGTCGAGGCCATCGACGTGGACGACGGGGACGTCGTCGTCGAGGTGGCACTGGAGGAGTTCGGCCCGGAGGCCGGCACCGGCGTCACCCGGGCCGTCCTGGCCGCCGTCTCGGACGTCGACGGCGTCGAGGGCGCCCACGTCGAGCCGGCGTCGACCCCCTCGCTGGACGACCCGGTCGGAATGGCCGAGGTGGACACCGTCGTCGCGGTGGCGAGCACGAAGGGCGGCGTCGGCAAGTCCACCGTCGCGACCCAGCTGGCCTGTGCGCTGGCCGGCGAGACGGACGCCGCGCTGTTCGACGCCGACGTGTACGGGCCGAACGTCCCGTCGCTGCTCGGCGTCGAGGGACCGATCCGCGCCGACGCGGACGACCGCGCCGTCCCGGTCACCGCCGGGCCGCTGCAGGTGATGAGCGTCGGCCTCATGACCGAGGGCGAGGGGCCGCTGGCCTGGCGCGGTGCGATGGTCCACGACGCGCTGACGGAGCTGTTCGAGACGACTGCCTGGGACGACCCCGAGGTGCTGGTCGTCGACCTGCCCCCCGGCACCGGCGACGTCGCGCTGACGACGCTCCAGGAGGTGCCCGTCGACGGCGTCGTCTTCGTCACGACGCCGTTCCACACGAGCGTCGAGGACACCCGCCGCAGTCTCTCACTCTTCGAGGAGAACGGCGTCCCGGTGCTGGGCGCCGTCGTGAACATGGACCACTTCGCCTGCGAGTGTGGCCGCGAACACGACCTGTTCCCGCGGGGCGACGTCGCCGAGGCCCTCGACGTGCCGATACTCGCCGAACTCCCCTTCTCCCACGACCTCCAGCGCCGGCCGACGCCCGGCGACGCCCCCGACGCGTTCGTCGACCTGGCCCGCGAGGTCCGCGAGGCCGTCGCCGAGTACGACCGCATCGACGTCCCGGACGACGCCGTCGACCTCCGGGGACAGCCGCCGGAACGCCGGTTCGACCTGGTCCGCGAGGGTTTCGAGGAACGAGCGCCCGGTGAGCCCTTCGTCCTGGTGAGCGACAGGGACCCGGCGCCGGCGGGCGAGTTTCTCGTCGAACTCGTCGACGGAACGGGTGAGCCGGCCGACGTGTTCTCGGCCTTCGACGTCCAGCGCCACGGCGTCGACCAGTGGGTCCTCCGGGCCGTCCACCAGTGA
- a CDS encoding aconitate hydratase, giving the protein MADLTVLEDEGLCDLDDLPVSIRILLESVLRNADGETITEDDVRNAAAWEPDVPDTELPFGPSRVVLQDLTGVPAVVDLAALRSAVEREGRDPTLVEPEVPCDLVIDHSVQVDYFGSEDAYEKNVDLEYERNAERYRAIKWAQGAFENFNVVPPGTGIVHQVNLEHLGRVVHARERDGEQWLLPDTLVGTDSHTPMIGGIGVVGWGVGGIEAEAAMLGQPITMKLPEVVGVRLEGKLPEGATATDLVLHITEQLREVGVVDRFVEFFGPGVGNLTVPDRATIANMAPEQGSTISMFPVDEETLAYLELTGRDPDHVDLVREYLEAQGLFGEQEPEYTEVVEFDLSTVEPSLAGHKRPQDRIPMGDVKESFRGLLHGQFADDLDAVDEDALQRWLGEGGAGSDVASDGGIESDGGVTADATADEAVDGGELPPLTKRVEVDLDGETVEIGHGDVLVSAITSCTNTSNPSVMIAAGLLARNAVERGLTVPDYVKTSLAPGSRVVTQYLEESELLPYLEELGYDVVGYGCTTCIGNAGPLPDAIEAAIDDHDLWTTSVLSGNRNFEARIHPKIRANYLASPPLVVAYGLAGRMDVDLEREPLGTDADGEPVYLDDVWPDAAEVQAAIHDSVSPAMFAEKYASVFEGDERWAALDAPTGDVYEWDDDSTYIREPPFFEDFPLEKPGVADVADARCLLALGDTVTTDHISPAGPFGPDLPAGQWLLDHGVEPHEFNTYGSRRGNHEVMMRGTFANVRIENEMLDGVEGGETIHHPTGEQTTVFEASQRYREDGTPLVVLAGAEFGTGSSRDWAAKGTDLLGVRATIAESYERIYRDNLVGMGVLPLKFRDGDSWESLGLDGSEVFEIHGLDDGLDVMDELTVVAERDDGSTVEFPVTAQVGTPAAVSYVEHGGILHAVLRRLLTQ; this is encoded by the coding sequence ATGGCGGACCTCACGGTCCTCGAAGACGAGGGCCTGTGCGACCTCGACGACCTGCCGGTGAGTATCCGGATCCTCCTGGAGTCCGTCCTCCGGAACGCCGACGGGGAGACGATCACCGAGGACGACGTCCGGAACGCGGCCGCCTGGGAGCCCGACGTCCCCGACACCGAACTCCCGTTCGGGCCGTCGCGGGTCGTCCTGCAGGACCTGACCGGCGTTCCGGCCGTCGTCGACCTGGCGGCGCTCCGGTCGGCCGTCGAGCGCGAGGGCCGGGACCCGACGCTCGTCGAACCGGAGGTCCCCTGCGACCTGGTTATCGACCACAGCGTCCAGGTCGACTACTTCGGCTCCGAGGACGCCTACGAGAAGAACGTCGACCTGGAGTACGAGCGCAACGCGGAGCGATACCGGGCGATCAAGTGGGCCCAGGGCGCCTTCGAGAACTTCAACGTCGTCCCGCCGGGGACGGGCATCGTCCACCAGGTCAACCTCGAACACCTCGGGCGCGTCGTCCACGCCCGCGAGCGGGACGGCGAGCAGTGGCTCCTGCCCGACACGCTCGTCGGGACGGACAGCCACACCCCGATGATCGGCGGCATCGGCGTCGTCGGCTGGGGCGTCGGCGGCATCGAGGCGGAGGCGGCGATGCTCGGCCAGCCCATCACGATGAAGCTCCCGGAGGTCGTCGGCGTCCGACTCGAGGGAAAACTCCCCGAGGGCGCGACGGCGACCGACCTCGTGCTCCACATCACCGAACAGCTCCGCGAGGTGGGCGTCGTCGACCGGTTCGTCGAGTTCTTCGGCCCCGGCGTCGGGAACCTCACCGTGCCCGACCGGGCGACGATCGCCAACATGGCCCCCGAACAGGGCTCGACCATCAGCATGTTCCCGGTCGACGAGGAGACCCTGGCGTATCTCGAACTCACCGGCCGGGACCCCGACCACGTCGACCTCGTTCGCGAGTATCTTGAGGCCCAGGGGCTGTTCGGAGAACAGGAACCCGAGTACACCGAGGTCGTCGAGTTCGACCTCTCGACCGTCGAACCCAGCCTCGCGGGACACAAGCGCCCGCAGGACCGCATCCCGATGGGCGACGTGAAAGAGAGCTTCCGCGGCCTGCTCCACGGACAGTTCGCGGACGACCTCGACGCCGTCGACGAGGACGCGCTCCAGCGCTGGCTCGGTGAGGGCGGCGCTGGCAGCGACGTGGCGTCCGACGGCGGTATCGAGAGCGACGGCGGCGTGACGGCCGACGCGACCGCCGACGAGGCCGTCGACGGCGGGGAACTGCCGCCGCTCACGAAGCGCGTCGAGGTCGACCTGGACGGTGAGACGGTCGAGATCGGCCACGGTGACGTCCTCGTCAGCGCCATCACGAGCTGTACGAACACCTCGAACCCGTCGGTGATGATCGCGGCCGGACTGCTCGCCCGTAACGCCGTCGAGCGGGGCCTCACCGTCCCCGACTACGTGAAGACGAGCCTCGCACCGGGCAGCCGCGTCGTCACGCAGTACCTCGAAGAGTCGGAGTTGCTCCCGTATCTCGAAGAACTGGGCTACGACGTCGTCGGGTACGGCTGTACGACCTGTATCGGCAACGCGGGTCCGCTCCCCGACGCCATCGAGGCGGCCATCGACGACCACGACCTCTGGACGACGAGCGTCCTCTCGGGGAACCGCAACTTCGAGGCGCGCATCCACCCGAAGATACGGGCGAACTACCTGGCGAGTCCGCCGCTGGTCGTCGCCTACGGCCTCGCTGGCCGGATGGACGTCGACCTCGAACGCGAGCCGCTGGGGACCGACGCCGACGGCGAGCCAGTCTATCTCGACGACGTCTGGCCGGACGCCGCGGAGGTGCAGGCGGCCATCCACGACAGCGTCTCGCCGGCGATGTTCGCAGAGAAGTACGCCTCGGTGTTCGAGGGCGACGAGCGCTGGGCGGCCCTCGACGCGCCGACCGGCGACGTGTACGAGTGGGACGACGACTCGACGTACATCCGCGAGCCGCCGTTCTTCGAGGACTTCCCGCTGGAGAAACCCGGCGTCGCGGACGTCGCAGACGCCCGCTGTCTCCTGGCGCTGGGCGACACCGTGACGACGGACCACATCAGCCCCGCCGGGCCGTTCGGCCCGGACCTCCCCGCCGGCCAGTGGCTGCTCGACCACGGCGTCGAACCCCACGAGTTCAACACCTACGGCTCGCGCCGCGGCAACCACGAGGTCATGATGCGCGGCACGTTCGCCAACGTCCGCATCGAGAACGAGATGCTCGACGGCGTCGAGGGCGGCGAGACGATCCACCACCCGACCGGCGAGCAGACCACGGTGTTCGAGGCGAGCCAGCGCTATCGCGAGGACGGCACGCCGCTCGTGGTGCTTGCCGGCGCGGAGTTCGGGACCGGGTCCAGCCGCGACTGGGCGGCGAAGGGGACCGACCTGCTGGGCGTCCGCGCGACCATCGCCGAGAGCTACGAGCGCATCTACCGGGACAACCTCGTCGGCATGGGCGTCCTGCCGCTCAAGTTCCGGGACGGCGACTCGTGGGAGTCGCTCGGCCTCGACGGGTCCGAGGTGTTCGAGATCCACGGCCTCGACGACGGCCTGGACGTGATGGACGAGCTGACCGTCGTTGCCGAGCGGGACGACGGCTCGACCGTGGAGTTCCCGGTGACGGCGCAGGTCGGCACGCCGGCCGCCGTGAGCTACGTCGAACACGGTGGCATCCTCCACGCCGTCCTCAGACGGCTGCTCACCCAGTAA